The window TCTCGTTTTGGTTAGGCTATAAAAGTATTGAGGTTGAGTTTGAGGTACAGGATCGAACGGAAGGGGAGACAAAATGGTCGTTCCTTTCATTGATCAAATATGCAGTTAATAACATTACTTCATTCTCCACAGCCCCTATGCAAATTATTACAGTAATCGGTTTTTTCTTCCTTATTTTTGCGATTGTTCTTGGCATACAATCTGTTTTGAATTATATTCGCGGAGAATCTCTTGAAGGATTTACGACGGTTATTCTTTTGTTATTAGGAATTGGAAGTCTGTTGATGATCAGTATGGGAATAATCGGATTCTATATTTCGAAAATCTATGAGGAAGTAAAACGGCGACCACGTTATATTGTGTCCGTTACTACGAATAAGGACGAAGAATAAAATGACCAAGCTATTTGATTTGCTTGATGCGAAGTTTTGGAAATTTATTTTGGTAGGGATGATCAATACAATTGTGGGAACAGCCATCATGTTTGGCTTTTATAATTTCCTGCACTTTTCGTATTGGACATCTTCTGCCGCTAATTATATTTTAACAAGCATATTAAGTTATTTTTTGAATAAATATTTTACATTCCAGCATAAGGGAAGCAGCTGGAAGTCAGCATTGCGCTTTACAATCAATATTGCCATTTGTTATTTATTGGCCTATGGAATTGCTAAGCCATTGACCCTTCTTGTATTAGCTGATATGAGTCAACGTGTACAGGAAAATGTAGCGATGTTTGTGGGAATGGTCTTGTTTACATTGTTAAACTATTTAGGTCAGCGATTCTTTGCTTTTAAATAAGTGAATCACTGAGGGTAAAGACAAAGTAGTAATGCTATTCAACATTAATATAGAAGTACCCCGATTCGATTTGCTTTCATAAGCAGCTGATGATCGGGGTTCATTTTATTTTATAGGAAATAATTTAGTCAAACAGCCATGTTTTAAAGGACGGTTGCTAAATATACATGTCCTAAACAGTAGAATAGCTCGCTTCTATAAGTCGATTCGCCAACGAAAATCCTAAGAACAGTAGAATAGCCCGCTTCTATAAGCCGATTCGGCAATGAACTTCCTCCGAACAGTAGAATAGCCTGCTTTTCTAAGCCGATTCACCAAAGAACTCGCCCCAAACGTCGAATAGCCTGCTTCTATAAGCCCGTTCGTCAAAGAACAGCGTTGATAAAGTCAAATAGAAGCTTTCTATATGACATAACATACGCGGCCCTTAACCCAAACAGTTCAAACTCTACAAGTTTTCATCATCTCCATTTACCCTAAACTCACCATATTACATGAAATTCCAGAAACGAAACTAAACAACAACATCAAAAAAATATTATTTTTATAATGCTTTATAAAAAATAGTCGATATAATAGAAATAGAACCTAGCTAAAGAGGTGTTAAGATTTGAGAGTGAAAGTATCATTCATGGGAGCAATTTCAGTGATTGTTTTGTTATCCATAACAATAGCTTTTATTAGTTTTGGGCCTAAGAAAGCGGAAGCTCAAACCCCGTTTAAAGATATAAAAGGGAGCAATCATTATCATGCGATAGTGGCATTATATGACGCAAAAGTTATCACTGGAAGAACCGCAACTGAATATAAACCAAATTTAACAGTAACACGTGGCGAGACTGCACAATTTATTGTAAATGCGCTAGGTATTAATAATAATACCTCAAAGAATCCTGGTTATAGTGATGTGCCCACAACAAACCCTTACTATAATGCGATTGCAATCTTAACTGAAAAGGGCGTAGTGAGTGGGTATGGCAACGGGAAGTATGGTCCAAATGATTCTTTAACTAGATCACAAGTGGCGACTATGCTTACAAAAGCATTTGAATTAAATGTGTCCACCGTTTCAAAAACCCAGTTTACAGATATAAATAATTTAAAAGATCCAATAATTTTAAGCTATGTACAAACACTAGTGGACTATGGAATAACGGTAGGAACTACGAAAACGACATTTAGTCCATCGATGAAGCTAACACGAGGACATTTGGCGACATTTTTATATCGTGCCATCGAGAACAACAGTCTAGAAGTTATAAGTGTAGAGTAATTAATATTGTGGTGTTGTGATTTTGTCCAAATTAGGACAAGTTGCAACACTTTTTTGTTTGACTTCTAAAAAATTGGGTATAGAATAAAATAGCTTCATATTGGTAATTATTTTAATAGATAATACATAAAATATTTTTACAAGAATGATATTTTAAGAACATGATTTGCTATAATGAAGAAAAATTGGATATTTATACGAATGCTCTTCTTTGTTGGGCCTTTGATAAACATCGTTGGAGGCAGTTTACTATGTTAAAAAGAACTGTTAGTATCATCCTGTGTCTTTTGATACTTCAATTTTCAGGGGTTTTGGAAGTACAAGCCGGAAATTCTCTTGTATCTCCATTTAAAGATGTGAATACGAATCATTGGGCATTTAAGGAAATTCAAAATGTAACTTCAAAGAATTTTATGGCAAAAAGTTCAAGCAATACTTTTTCGCCAAATGGAACTATAAGCCGTGCAGACGCTGTAACGACAATTGCTCGATCGTTGAATTTAGATAAAGTAACGGATTATAAACCAAAATTTGTAGACGTGGACACAAAGGCACCGTATTATAATGCACTATCACAATTGGTGGAGCGCAGTATAGTGAAGGACGGTAAAAACTTTTATCCTAATAACAAAATCACTCGTGCTGAATTTGTTGTAATGTTAGCTAATGCCTATGAAGTGGAAATTGATGATGTGAATAAAAAATCCTTCAAAGATCTTCCGAAAAATTATTGGGCTAAAAATGATATTGAAGCTCTTGCAGATTTGGGTATCATCGGCGGAGTGGATGGAGTGAATTTTGCACCTGAAAGAAAGGTTTCTCGTGCACAGCTAGCTATTTTTATCAGTAGAGCTTTAGAATTTAAAACAAAAGTAAATAACAATCAAATTATTTATGATTATCTGTCGAAGGATTATTTAGATACGAAGCAATACTCGGACAAATGGGTGAAAGAAGTGATTGGGCTAGTAAATGAGGAGCGAGCGAAGGCAAAACTTCCGGCACTTGTTGAGGACAAGCAGTTATGTCAAATTGCTGTCGTAAAAGCGCAGGATTTCATCAAACGTGATTATTTTAGTCATTCATCGGTATTTTATGGACAACCATGGGATTTAGCCGCGGTATTTGATTATCAATTTACAAGCTTGGGAGAAAATATTGCAAAAAATTTCTACACGCCGAAAAGTGTAGTGACGGCATGGATGAACTCAGACTCACATAAAGAAAACATAATGCGCTCTCAGTATACAAATATCGGGGTAGGTATAAGAAAATCTACTGATGGATCAATGTATTGGGTGCAAATGTTCGCAAGCAAGTAATTATTGATTAATATCATCATTGTATTCTCGTACTACGTAAGTTTTATATGAGAAATTTATGGTAATAATACTGTAAAGACATACCAATTTTATATCTAATGTTACAGGTTTATTACAAAGTGTGTCGATTGAAGTCAAAATCTACTAAACTTAAAAACGCTGATTATCACGGAAACGTTGATATATCAGCGTTTTTTGTGTTTTTTAGAATCGGTTGAAAACGTTACACAATTGAAAAATTACAGATTAGTAAGATGTGTTAATCTTAAATCAAGTTAAAAAACGGTACTTTTGGGAGGAGCAATTAATATGAAGAAAAAGTGGTTACTACCTATATTTGCATCTTTTATGGTGTTATCGGCGTTTCCTGCTGATAATGTCGATGCAGCGTCACCATCAGACGTGATTTCGACAGCAAAACAATATATCAACACACCTTATAGAAGTGGTGGTACTACTGCTAGTGGATTTGATTGCTCAGGCTTTACTTCCAAAGTATTTTCGGAATTAGGTATTTCGTTAAATCGTACTTCTGGTGGACAGTATAATCAAGGTACAGCAGTTTCTAAAGCTAATCTTCAAGTTGGCGATCTAGTATTCTTTAATACTAGCGGTCGCGGTGTATCACATGTTGCCATCTATATTGGAAATGGCCAAATGATCGGTGCAGAGTCTAGTGACGGTGTTACAATTTCAAGCATCAACGACCCATATTACTGGGGGAAACGTTATGTTGGTGCGAAACGAGTTGCAAACTTTGAAGAAGAGAAAGTAGTTGCTGCTGTTGAAAAAACTGCAGAAGTAAAAAAAGCTGAAATTGATTTCAATCTTTATGCGTCTCGTGCAGAAGTAGCTGTAGCCATTGCAAAAGCGTTAGGTTTAGATACTTCAAGCACTGAAACTGGATTCAGCGATGTTAAGTCAACACATCCAAATGCGGGAGCAATTGCAGCGGTTAAAAAAGCTGGAATTTTCTCTGGTGATGCAAATGGGAAATTTAATCCTTCTTCACCAATTACTCGTTCTCAAATTGCTTTAGTATTAGTAAATGCTTTTGATTTAGAAAAAGGAAATATCTCAAAGTCCTTCTCTGATGTGAAAGTTGGAACTAAAACAGGTGATTCTATCATTGTCATGGCTTCTAATGGAATTACAACTGGTAAAGCTAATGGAACATTTGGAGTAAACGACTATGTTACAAAAACTCATTTAAATGTTTTCATCAATCATGCTTCAAAATTTGTAAAATAATTAATAGCTTACTAATATTTACCCAACTTAACCAATCCAAAACCAAAATACTGTATAAATTTTATAAAGGAGAGGGCTTGCTAATTTTAGCAGCTCTCTCTTTTAGTATATGTAGAAAAATAAACCTTTATAGGGGAAGGTTGAGAAAAAAAGAAATTTGTGTCATTTGACTGGTGTATTCATAGTATAAATTTGATAGACTAGTAGTATTCAAAGGAAAGGAGGAAACAAGAAAGAAAATGTCCGCTAAAAAAATAGTATCTATATTAGTAGCCTTATGTCTTCTTGTACCGGTTGTTGGAGCTCGTAATACAAGTGCAGCTGCTATTTTCGCAGATGTCCCTTCATCCCACGCTTTATATGAAGAAATAAACTATATTAAAAGTTTAAATATAGCGGGTGGATATAATGAAGGTGGAAAATTACTTTATAAACCTGATCTTCTAACTACTAGATCTCAAGTGACAATTATGCTGGTCAATGCAAGAGGTATAGCAAAAGTCAAAAAAGCAAAATCAAGTTATTCAGATGTCCCATCAGGCTCAGGATTATCAGAATTTGTTGAAGGAGTCACTGCCAAAGGGTTATTAGTGGAAAAGTCAACAGATGGAAAATTCTATCCTAGTTTGGCTGTTACGTTTAAAGAAGCAAGTTTATTAATTGCAAAAGCATATAATTTAGAGTTTGAAAAATATAGTACATATCCTGTACCTTTCAGTGGGATTAAAGCTTCAGATCCTTATTATAAGTACATCAGTGCGTTATATTACTCTGGAATTCTAGAGGGCGATATTGGTGAAGTAAAACCAAATCAATATATTTCACGTGGATTATTTAGCTTGTTATTAGCTCGTGCCAATAGTCCAACATTCAGACTGGAATTACCTATTCAAGGTGTTGCCGGACCTGAAGATGACGATGTAATTGGTAAAGTTGAAGTAACGGTTGATAATCTAAATGTGAGAAGCACTCCAAGTACTTCATCAACTTCTAACCGTGTAGGACAAGTTGATAAAGGAACTCAGTTTAATGTTTATGAGGATAGTAATGGTTGGTTGAAAGTTGCCTATAAAGGTGTATATGCTTATATTTCAAAAGAGTATGCCAAATATATCTCTGGGGAAACAACTACACCAGAAACGCCTACACCAGAAGAGCCAACACCGCCAACTCCTGGTGAAGATGTGAAGGCTGATACAATCGGTCGTGTAACAGTAAATAATTTAAATGTACGATCTGGCCCTGGTGCATCTTATTCATCGATCGGTAAGTTAAATACAGGGGATGAAGTAGTCGTTCAAAGCATTTCGAATTACTGGGCAAAAATTAGTTATGGTAACAAGGTCGGTTATACACATAAATCCTATTTGAAGCTGATTAATCAGACAAGTGGAGCATTGAAGAACCGAATTATCGTCCTAGATCCAGGTCATGGTGGCAAGGATCCAGGTGCAATTTCTGAATCAGCTACGGAGAAAGCTATCGTATTAAAAGTAGGCACTCTAGTTAAACAAAAATTAGAGGCAGCTGGTGCGAAAGTTGTGATGACCCGTACAGGAGATACGTATCCGACATTACAGGACCGTGTTAAAATAACGAATGATAACTATGGTGAAATCTTTGTAAGTATCCATGTTAACTCAGCAGCTTCGTCTTCTGCTAAAGGTACAGAAACTTATTATAGTGTATCTTCAGGAGACATGTATAAAGAGGATATTAATCTTGCAACAAAGATTAATAACCAAATTGTTACGAATGCCAACATGCAAAACCGTGGAGTTAAGGAACAATCATACTATGTAATTCATAATATGATTATTCCTTCAGTTTTGGTAGAGCTTGGATTTATCTCAAATAGTGATGATAAATCAAAATTAGTTAATGATAAATACGTTAGTATCTTTGCAGACTCTATCTATAAAGGGATTGTACAATACTATAGTAATTAATTAAAAACCATCTAATTAGCCGTTCCTGGTTGGTTAGATGGTTTTTTTGTATTCTTGATAATGCATAAAAAAAGTGAGATTTATCTTAACGATAAACCTCACTAGGAGTACTACTTAATTGAATATTGTTTATAGTATTTGTTTTGGATGGCAAATAATCCAAGAATGATAAAGAAGAACAGTGTATAAACTTTTAATTCCCAAATATTATAATATGCTCCAGAACAGCATGTTGATAACCAAAGACCTATCATAAAGATTCCGAATTTTGTATCGCGTTTCTTCCAGAACAGGATCAGCATAGCTATTAAGAAGACTGCGAATAAAAGTACACCTATTGCGCCTGTTTCGGCAATGATTTGAATGTATTGATTATCTGAATAGATTTTGTTTTCAAAGTAAATCGATAGGTCAATTCCATACTCTTCATAGATTGGTGAGCCATAAGAAATTGTTGCCGCACCACCAAATGTACCAAACCCTGCACCTGTGACTGGGTAATCGCTAAGTATCTCAAATCCTTTTTTAATGTAGAAGATACGGCCATTTGAAGCCATTCGCTCTATATTTTTTTCATCTAAGGTTTGATTGAAGCGGTCACCAATGCCTCCAGCAATTCCATCCGGCGCTTCAACACCTAACGCTTGAACTAGGTTTACCGCACCAATTACCGGGAAATATACAAAGGCAAATGCTGCGATACCACTAATAACCAATTGCTTGATTAATCGCCAATTTTTAGATAGTACAATGTAGACAATTCCTAATGCTACTGCGGAAATCACTGTCCCGCGAGAGAAAGTTAAAATAAAGATACCCATAAATAGAACTAAGCTTACGTTTAGTAAGGTTTTATATTCGCCATTTTTGAATAAATTCTTTAGGAACAACACGGCGATAATGCTGAACATTAAGATTAAGGCTAATGAATTCGGATTACCCGGTAATCCATAAATACGGGACATATTCTCAGCGGATAGGACTGTGTGCTCCCAGTAATAAGGTAGTAGCCATCTTCGAATGGAAACCTTTTCGATAATACCATGTAAAGATAATAACCAACCTAATCCAACAGCAGTCCAAGCTAATTTGACCATCCATTTATCCGGAAGCTGTGTACGAGATAGGAAGTAGTAAATTAAGTACATGATAAGGAATGTACGAACTTGGAACAAGACTGCCCCGATACTAACTCCATTCATATAACCGATAATTGAGCCGAATATTAAAAATGCAAAGAATGCCCATTCAAATAATTTGAACTTTAATAATCCTTTAAGGTCGAATTTGCTCGAAATTAGAAGTTTAATTAGTAAGACTAATGTAATTAAATCTCCAATGTATTTTAATCCTGGATTTATTTCTACCAAGAATGGTCGAACTGATACGTAGACCACTAAATATAATAGACCTTCAAAGGGTTTCATGAAAGTAAATACGATAAATACAATACTCGTCACAATGATGGCCACTTTACTTGGAAGGGCAAGTGCGACAAAGGTGAAAAGTACAAGTAGAAATATGGATAGGAAATCCCTTGAAAGTAAAGTTTCCTTTAAACGCTGCATATAAAAATTCCTTTCGTTTGTAATTCTGCTGCAAATAATTATACCATCCTCTAGTCATTATACATAACATAATCTAAAGAAATTATTAAATCAATCCTCTCATTATATTAAAATTCAATTACAAGTCTTCTTTTCTTAATAAGTATTTGATAGAATAAAACTAGTATAATAGAAGAGGAGAAAATGTGCGTATGAAAAAGTTGATAGCTGTTATTTTTTCATTGTCATTGGTCTTTACATTCGCTCAAAATTCGAGCGCAAATGACATTGATGAACACTGGGCAGAACCATATTTAACATATTTAATCCAAAATAATGTAGTCAATGCGGAAAATGGTAACTACTATCCGGATAGACAGATTACGAGAGCAGAATTTGCTAGTTTTATAGCAAGATCTTTAAAACTAACTGAAACCTCAACAAAGAAATTTACCGATGTTCCTCCGTCTTATCAATATGCAGACGATATTTCAAAAGCAGCCCAAGCTGGAATTATTAGTGGGTATACAGATGGCACATTTAAGCCAACTGCAAAAATCTCACGTCAGCATATGGCGGTAATGTTAAATTCCGCTTTAAATCACATGGGAATGCCAAGTAAATCAGCTACATTGAAATATGCTGATACCAGCAAAATCTTAAAAAATTATGTAGATGCAGTAAATACAACAACAGCTTATGGACTATTTTCAGGTTCTCCAGCTGCCAATGGATCATACTATTTCAATCCAAGTAATAATGCGTCAAGAGCACATGCTTCAGTGGTTGTCACTCAACTTGTTACACAAATTGCAACAATTAAACCTGAATCTGGATTGCAAATACCGGAGATCAACACAGACAAGTATGAACTTAAAAAAGTAGTAAATGGACAAGCCGAGACAATTAAAACGGCAGGTACATATGAAGAGGTATTATCAAGCTTTAGTCTATCAAGTGGACATATAATTTCTCTAAATGGTAAGAACGTTAAGATTTCTTACGGTCTGGCAACTACAAATCAGTTAACAAATATTTATAGCAGTAATAAGGTGACAGCGATTACTTATGTAGAATCTGGTGCTGAACTACTCTATAAAAATGTTGATAGTAACCTACAATGGGTTGAGGTTCAAGTAGCTGGTAAAACAGGATATGTTCGATTATCCGATGTCACTTTAACACCATATGGATTGTTAGCTGGTCGTAACTCTTACAAGGTAGAGGGTGGATTACTTAAGCACAATCTCTATAATCATGTGACGAAAAGAGCTGCTTCCTATACTGCTGGAAATGCACCTAGCTTCCTAAAAGAAGGGCAAACGTATTATAGCTTTGATGGTGCTACATTCATTGACAAAAATAGTCAAACTGTTGGAACAGCGTACAACTATTATCAATACCTTCCTGTTCACGCAAAAACAAACTATACAGCTGCTGAAATTGATAGCTATATTCTAGCTAAGCTAACAGAATATGAAAATAAAGCAAATCAAAATCTTTCAGGCTACAGTATCTATAAAGATGCTACGAAAAAAAGTAAGTTAATAGGTATCGGTTCCCTCTTGAAAAAAATGGAAGAAACATATAATGTTAATGCTATGATGGTTCTTTCATTAGCTATCAATGAGAGTGCTTATGGTATGAGTGATCGTGCTCAATTAGAGAATAACCTATTTGGTTTATATGTTTACGATACGAATCCATTATTGAAGAAATTTGAGTCCGTAGAGTTGAACGTTAAAGAGTTAATCACAAAGTTCTGGAAAGCGAATTATATCCCACCAAACGCAAAATACGCGAGTGGAGCAGTACTGGGTAATAAAAACATTGGCTTTAACGTGAGATATGCTTCTGACCCATATTGGGGAGCAAAAGCAGCTGGACATTACTATCAAATGGACAAAGCAATGGGATTAAAAGATGCTAATGCGAATTATAAAATTGGTCTTACAAATACTTCTGGTTTAAATGTAAGAACTGGCGCTGGTACGTCTAATCCAAAAATATTCACATATTCGTCGGCAAACCTGCCAGTCTTGGTTGTAGGTGAACAGAGCGGTTGGTACAACATTGTCTCTGACTTAACAGGACTGCCAAATGGTTATGTCTCTGGAGAATATGTAGACATACTACCTACCTATAAGTAAACCATTTTAGCTGTTTCATAGAGGATAGAACTATTAAATAGATTGAGAGCATTATTCTAGTTCTCAAAACTTATTTAACCTCTATCTCTCTAGTGAAGCAGCTTTTTTACATAGATAATCTAGTAATAGAATAGGGGAATGAAAGATTGTTATGAAAAAAATAATGCTTACATTAGTGGCCTGTATGCTGGCACTAATGCCTTTCACGTCAGCAAGTGCAGCCGAAAAACCTTTGTCTTCTGGTGTTAAACTTACTCAATCTGTACATAAGGGAACCTATACGAATAATATCAATAACATACAAATAGACTTAACCGATTCATTTACGAAGGTGGGTATTGGTTTACCTAGCAGTTTTGCTAGTAGATCGACAACCACAAATATGGCCAACCGTGATTCTGTTGAAGGAAATCGAGTAGTAGGAGCAATCAACGGATCATTCTTTCATATGGAATCAGGACTTAATGGCTTTCCCATTTATTTAATCTCTAAAAATAATGAAATCTACTATGGGGGAATCATTTCGGAAGGCAATGATAGCTATGTGAATCAACCGATTGCCTTTGGAATAACATCTAATGGCCGTGCAGAAATTGATTCGTATAATGTAAATATCTCCTTAGCTCACAAAGGAAATACATATTCAGTTAGTGGAGTAAACCGACAACGAGAAGACAATGAATCAATTTTATTTACACCTCAAAATCATGAATCGATAACGAACTCTAATCCTTATGGAGTTCAATATGTAGTTCAAACAGATAGTCCTGTAAATTCAACGTATTTTGGGCAATCATTAGTGGGGAAAGTAGTGAGTATTCAACCATATGGCTCAACAACACCTGTTACGATTCCTAAGAACGGATTTGTCATTTCAGCAAAGGGTAGCAAAGCTGATGAATTACAAAGTGTTTTAGTCGGTGATGAGATTTCTGTTTCCATCGATATAAATGAAAAATGGAAAAATTCTCAGTTTATGTTAGCAACAGGGCCTATGTTAGTAAAAGACGGTCAACGGTATATTACGATGAGTACTTCCAGTTCAAAAGCAACTGAAAGAACTGCTCGTAGTGCTGTGGCCATCAGTGCTGATAAGTCCAAGGTAAGTTTTATAACAGTAGATAAAACGGCAAGCTCTAAAGGAATGAACCTAGTTGAATTTGCAAACTATATTGTCAGTTTGGGATATGACCGCGCCATTAATTTAGATGGTGGTGGTTCAACTACCATGGCATACCGTAATCATGGCAGCAATAATGTTATCTTGGCTAATTCACCAGTTTATGGTTCCCAACGAGCAATTTCTACAATTTTAGAGGCAATCAGTACTGCACCAACATCTGAAGCGAAAACGGCTAATATCACTCGAACAAAAGTGGGAACATTATTAGCTGGAACAGGCTCTCAGGTGACAGTTAACTATTTATTGGATGCATACTATAATCCTGTAGCAATTGATTCTAGTAAACTGGCATTAGTGTCAGAAGGTAAAACACTAAGAATCGAAGGTATGAAATTTATTTCAACTAAAGCAGCAAATGATCGAATTATTATCACATATAATGGCAAATCAGTAGGTTCATTCTCGGTGTCAGTCGTTGATGCACCAACTACAATGACGGTAAGTGGAAGTAAAGAAGTCGCAAAAGGAAAAAAGGCTGCTTATAGTGTAAACGCGAAAGATGCAAATGGTAATGGTTTAATTTATGACACTTCAATGGTGAAATGGTCAGTTGAAGGTAATATAGGGTCGATCGATAGTAATGGGGAATTTACAGCAAAAAGTGAAGGTTCGGGAAGTATTGTGGCAACACTTGGAACAAAGACGGTTTCATATCCAATCACAGTTCCAGCAGGCAGTATTTTTACAGATATAGCACCGTCTCACCCATATTACAGCCAACTGAAATATTTAGTTGAAAATGGTTATATTTCAGGCTATGAAGATGGATCATTTGGGCCGAATAATGAAATTACTCGTGCTCAAAGTGCAATTATCATTAGTAATGTTTTAAAATTAAATACAACCAACGTTGTAAATCCTAACTTTACAGATGTCCCAACTAAACATGAGTACTATAAACAAATTGCAGCTGTTGTGAATGCTGGAATCATGTCAGGCAAAGATGGTGGTAAAATTTTTGATCCCAACGGTAAGCTAACACGTGCTCAAATGGCAGTTATTATCGCCAATGCCTTTGATTTAACTGGTACTTCAACAAAGCAATTCTCAGATGTACCAAATGGACATTGGGCGTATAGCTTTGTACAAGCACTAGCAAAAAGTAATGTAACTACTGGTTACCCAGATGGAACATTTAAACCGAACACAAATATTAATCGTGCTCATTTTGGATTGTTTGTGTACAATGGCATTCACCTGAAAAAATAATAGAAAGCGCGTCTCATGAACCTGAGGCGCGTTTTTTGTGTGTAAAAATACACAATTTCATGCAGTCGGGATAGATTAAAAGGGATTAAAAAAGTATGTTCATTCAGTAGGATATTATATTAAAGTTCCATTAAGTAATGACTATCTAGACATCTTTGTATCCAGTTATATGGTATAATTACTCATTATAAAATTAAAAGGATGTAGATTCATGAAAATCGGAATCGTAGGGAACTACGGGAATGATAACAACGGTGACGAGGCGATTTTAGTAGGAATCCTTTCGCAGTTGAAAAGTACATTTTCCGTGAAGAACGAGGACATAACCGTATTTAGCAATAATACACAACAAACCTCTGAAAGATATGGGGTTAAAAGCTACCCACTCTACTATAAAC is drawn from Lysinibacillus sp. SGAir0095 and contains these coding sequences:
- a CDS encoding GtrA family protein, with amino-acid sequence MTKLFDLLDAKFWKFILVGMINTIVGTAIMFGFYNFLHFSYWTSSAANYILTSILSYFLNKYFTFQHKGSSWKSALRFTINIAICYLLAYGIAKPLTLLVLADMSQRVQENVAMFVGMVLFTLLNYLGQRFFAFK
- a CDS encoding S-layer homology domain-containing protein — protein: MKVSFMGAISVIVLLSITIAFISFGPKKAEAQTPFKDIKGSNHYHAIVALYDAKVITGRTATEYKPNLTVTRGETAQFIVNALGINNNTSKNPGYSDVPTTNPYYNAIAILTEKGVVSGYGNGKYGPNDSLTRSQVATMLTKAFELNVSTVSKTQFTDINNLKDPIILSYVQTLVDYGITVGTTKTTFSPSMKLTRGHLATFLYRAIENNSLEVISVE
- a CDS encoding S-layer homology domain-containing protein — protein: MLKRTVSIILCLLILQFSGVLEVQAGNSLVSPFKDVNTNHWAFKEIQNVTSKNFMAKSSSNTFSPNGTISRADAVTTIARSLNLDKVTDYKPKFVDVDTKAPYYNALSQLVERSIVKDGKNFYPNNKITRAEFVVMLANAYEVEIDDVNKKSFKDLPKNYWAKNDIEALADLGIIGGVDGVNFAPERKVSRAQLAIFISRALEFKTKVNNNQIIYDYLSKDYLDTKQYSDKWVKEVIGLVNEERAKAKLPALVEDKQLCQIAVVKAQDFIKRDYFSHSSVFYGQPWDLAAVFDYQFTSLGENIAKNFYTPKSVVTAWMNSDSHKENIMRSQYTNIGVGIRKSTDGSMYWVQMFASK
- a CDS encoding C40 family peptidase translates to MKKKWLLPIFASFMVLSAFPADNVDAASPSDVISTAKQYINTPYRSGGTTASGFDCSGFTSKVFSELGISLNRTSGGQYNQGTAVSKANLQVGDLVFFNTSGRGVSHVAIYIGNGQMIGAESSDGVTISSINDPYYWGKRYVGAKRVANFEEEKVVAAVEKTAEVKKAEIDFNLYASRAEVAVAIAKALGLDTSSTETGFSDVKSTHPNAGAIAAVKKAGIFSGDANGKFNPSSPITRSQIALVLVNAFDLEKGNISKSFSDVKVGTKTGDSIIVMASNGITTGKANGTFGVNDYVTKTHLNVFINHASKFVK
- a CDS encoding N-acetylmuramoyl-L-alanine amidase codes for the protein MSAKKIVSILVALCLLVPVVGARNTSAAAIFADVPSSHALYEEINYIKSLNIAGGYNEGGKLLYKPDLLTTRSQVTIMLVNARGIAKVKKAKSSYSDVPSGSGLSEFVEGVTAKGLLVEKSTDGKFYPSLAVTFKEASLLIAKAYNLEFEKYSTYPVPFSGIKASDPYYKYISALYYSGILEGDIGEVKPNQYISRGLFSLLLARANSPTFRLELPIQGVAGPEDDDVIGKVEVTVDNLNVRSTPSTSSTSNRVGQVDKGTQFNVYEDSNGWLKVAYKGVYAYISKEYAKYISGETTTPETPTPEEPTPPTPGEDVKADTIGRVTVNNLNVRSGPGASYSSIGKLNTGDEVVVQSISNYWAKISYGNKVGYTHKSYLKLINQTSGALKNRIIVLDPGHGGKDPGAISESATEKAIVLKVGTLVKQKLEAAGAKVVMTRTGDTYPTLQDRVKITNDNYGEIFVSIHVNSAASSSAKGTETYYSVSSGDMYKEDINLATKINNQIVTNANMQNRGVKEQSYYVIHNMIIPSVLVELGFISNSDDKSKLVNDKYVSIFADSIYKGIVQYYSN
- a CDS encoding O-antigen ligase, with protein sequence MQRLKETLLSRDFLSIFLLVLFTFVALALPSKVAIIVTSIVFIVFTFMKPFEGLLYLVVYVSVRPFLVEINPGLKYIGDLITLVLLIKLLISSKFDLKGLLKFKLFEWAFFAFLIFGSIIGYMNGVSIGAVLFQVRTFLIMYLIYYFLSRTQLPDKWMVKLAWTAVGLGWLLSLHGIIEKVSIRRWLLPYYWEHTVLSAENMSRIYGLPGNPNSLALILMFSIIAVLFLKNLFKNGEYKTLLNVSLVLFMGIFILTFSRGTVISAVALGIVYIVLSKNWRLIKQLVISGIAAFAFVYFPVIGAVNLVQALGVEAPDGIAGGIGDRFNQTLDEKNIERMASNGRIFYIKKGFEILSDYPVTGAGFGTFGGAATISYGSPIYEEYGIDLSIYFENKIYSDNQYIQIIAETGAIGVLLFAVFLIAMLILFWKKRDTKFGIFMIGLWLSTCCSGAYYNIWELKVYTLFFFIILGLFAIQNKYYKQYSIK